Proteins encoded within one genomic window of Phyllobacterium sp. T1293:
- a CDS encoding FliM/FliN family flagellar motor switch protein gives MPRSKRNTAQQPDLTVDHQPFPTVSPAALLAHNALYRRRQPLMTEVRGRPLSVGLSGRPWVTSDTSRGFIVSAGIWNFQLNLPGSLVEELMDGLCKPGSFHGLSSLQQAILIEAVLEDLLSPFEAAVLKPIQFVADANLHAADIKLDLNVALSSFEGIVRLVLNPEASKLISKAWDGLSSQAPLDLKDLPVPIQLLAGAQTLSVAEISALQPGDTIMSEGGIPGELYALCAGQLQARCIQSEQGAVLTSGWSTATISRPEGNEIFVERETAMDEGAIDNLSVRVIFELARTDMSLREVKELAEGSIVPVAAISEGAVSILANGSKIGRGDIVRLGEGLGVRILQLGAND, from the coding sequence ATGCCGCGGAGCAAAAGAAACACAGCACAGCAGCCCGATCTGACGGTTGATCATCAGCCCTTTCCGACCGTTTCACCCGCAGCATTGCTCGCACACAATGCACTTTATCGGCGCCGTCAGCCGCTAATGACTGAAGTGCGTGGCAGACCACTCTCCGTCGGGCTATCAGGCCGACCCTGGGTGACGAGTGATACGTCGCGCGGCTTTATCGTTTCCGCGGGAATCTGGAATTTTCAACTGAATTTGCCCGGTAGCCTTGTTGAAGAGTTGATGGATGGATTGTGCAAACCGGGCTCGTTCCATGGCCTGTCGAGCCTTCAGCAGGCGATTCTGATTGAAGCAGTTCTTGAAGACCTGCTTTCTCCGTTTGAAGCTGCCGTGTTGAAGCCAATACAGTTTGTTGCAGATGCAAATCTGCATGCGGCGGACATCAAGCTCGATCTTAATGTCGCACTTTCTTCGTTCGAAGGGATTGTAAGGCTTGTGCTGAATCCAGAGGCAAGCAAACTCATCAGCAAGGCTTGGGATGGACTTTCCTCGCAGGCGCCTCTCGATTTGAAGGACTTGCCGGTTCCCATCCAGTTGCTGGCAGGCGCACAGACCCTCAGTGTCGCGGAAATCTCCGCTCTGCAGCCGGGCGATACAATCATGAGCGAGGGCGGCATACCGGGCGAGCTATATGCACTTTGTGCAGGCCAGCTTCAGGCCCGCTGCATCCAATCAGAACAAGGGGCCGTGCTGACCAGCGGCTGGAGCACGGCCACAATCTCGCGGCCAGAGGGCAATGAAATTTTCGTTGAAAGGGAAACGGCAATGGATGAAGGAGCGATCGATAATCTTTCTGTTCGCGTCATATTCGAACTCGCGCGCACTGATATGTCGCTGCGCGAGGTGAAGGAGCTTGCCGAAGGCAGCATTGTGCCCGTAGCAGCGATCAGCGAGGGCGCGGTCTCTATCCTCGCCAATGGCAGCAAGATCGGCAGAGGCGATATTGTACGGCTGGGTGAAGGTCTCGGCGTTCGCATCTTGCAGCTGGGCGCAAATGACTGA
- the sctR gene encoding type III secretion system export apparatus subunit SctR, with translation MTDLQGNILPILLLVTSIGFIPLAIVTMTGFLKISIVLFLVRNALGIQQSPPNLVLYGIALILTVYVTAPLVGNIYRAAETQSIDLSNVEGITRAANVVRGPLQEHLARYSTDSERQFFLQSTEGIWSEEARANVKPDDLVVLVPSFVSSELSRAFQIGFLLYIPFLVIDLIVSNVLMAMGMMMVSPTLISIPLKIFLFVSVDGWSRLMHGLILSYR, from the coding sequence ATGACTGACCTTCAGGGCAATATCCTACCAATTCTGCTGCTCGTTACGTCGATTGGATTCATTCCTCTCGCCATTGTGACAATGACCGGTTTTCTTAAAATCTCCATTGTCCTTTTTCTCGTGCGCAACGCGCTGGGCATCCAGCAATCGCCACCCAATCTGGTGCTATATGGCATTGCGCTTATCCTGACCGTCTATGTCACGGCGCCGCTGGTGGGCAATATTTACCGGGCAGCGGAAACGCAATCGATTGATCTTAGCAATGTTGAGGGCATAACCCGTGCCGCCAATGTTGTGCGCGGCCCGCTGCAGGAACATCTGGCGCGTTATTCCACAGACAGCGAACGACAGTTCTTCCTGCAATCCACCGAAGGCATATGGTCGGAAGAAGCACGGGCGAACGTAAAGCCTGACGATCTGGTCGTTCTCGTACCCTCATTTGTAAGCTCGGAATTGTCCCGCGCATTCCAGATCGGGTTCCTGCTTTACATCCCCTTTCTGGTCATCGACCTCATCGTGTCCAATGTTCTCATGGCAATGGGTATGATGATGGTATCCCCTACCCTGATCTCCATCCCGCTCAAGATATTCCTTTTCGTTTCCGTCGATGGCTGGTCACGGCTCATGCACGGACTCATTCTCAGTTACAGGTGA
- the sctS gene encoding type III secretion system export apparatus subunit SctS gives MQTAFLAQMQTALLTVLMVSAPALIVAIVIGISVGLLQALTQIQDQTLPQTVKLVAVMLVLIVAGPALGVQVTSLASRVLDEFPAMTR, from the coding sequence ATGCAGACTGCCTTTCTCGCACAGATGCAAACTGCGCTGCTCACCGTTCTTATGGTTTCAGCGCCGGCATTGATCGTGGCTATCGTCATAGGCATCAGCGTCGGCTTGCTTCAGGCTTTGACTCAAATTCAGGATCAGACGCTGCCGCAGACGGTAAAACTCGTGGCGGTCATGCTGGTTCTGATTGTGGCTGGCCCGGCGCTCGGGGTGCAGGTCACGTCCCTGGCCAGTCGCGTCCTTGATGAGTTCCCCGCCATGACGCGTTGA
- the sctT gene encoding type III secretion system export apparatus subunit SctT: MEQQMITLPLFEAGYAILLATSIAMARGFGLMTISPIFVRLGITGPIRSGVALAICVPVIPEVMRTLASRPPMTIPWLGAMMLKEFIIGFAIGFLFSIPFWAAEIAGDLIDLQRGSTAAQLLDPQAVTETSITGTFFALAVIVLFFSSGGFLVLLDSFYNSYRIWPVTDFVPVLTGATLPLFIGTVNGMMQMALVQIGPIVLALLIADLMLAFLSRMAPQLHVFDLSMAVKNLIFALLIALYAVFLIPQMQTELGRLRQNVDTFFEIKPDNKR, translated from the coding sequence ATGGAACAGCAGATGATCACGCTGCCATTGTTCGAAGCTGGCTACGCCATACTTCTGGCGACGTCGATTGCGATGGCGCGCGGTTTTGGCCTTATGACTATCTCACCCATATTTGTGCGGCTAGGCATCACAGGGCCAATACGATCCGGTGTTGCGCTGGCCATTTGCGTGCCGGTTATTCCCGAGGTGATGCGGACTCTCGCCAGCCGGCCTCCCATGACCATCCCGTGGTTGGGCGCGATGATGCTCAAGGAATTCATCATCGGTTTTGCCATTGGCTTCCTGTTCAGCATTCCGTTCTGGGCGGCAGAAATTGCCGGAGATCTCATCGACTTGCAACGCGGGTCTACCGCTGCTCAACTTCTCGACCCGCAAGCGGTAACAGAAACCAGTATCACCGGAACATTCTTTGCTCTTGCCGTGATCGTTCTCTTCTTTTCGTCGGGTGGTTTTCTGGTCCTGCTGGACAGTTTCTACAACAGTTATCGGATATGGCCCGTGACCGACTTCGTGCCTGTTCTCACAGGGGCGACCCTGCCGCTCTTTATCGGAACCGTGAATGGTATGATGCAGATGGCGCTCGTTCAGATTGGGCCCATCGTCCTCGCCCTATTGATCGCGGATCTGATGTTGGCCTTTCTCTCGCGTATGGCTCCGCAGCTTCATGTTTTCGATCTGTCAATGGCAGTCAAGAACTTGATATTTGCACTGCTGATTGCACTATACGCTGTTTTTCTCATCCCGCAGATGCAAACCGAGCTTGGCCGGTTACGTCAAAACGTCGACACTTTTTTCGAGATCAAGCCCGATAACAAGCGATAA
- a CDS encoding PaaI family thioesterase, whose amino-acid sequence MLPLPKGCHHTNLVAFLVAVTLKQDSSQMRSLAREWIDEILLRTPFARSLGIIFLSAHGDAVKMRLPVQGDVTQLPNNVHSGAIAALIEVAGSAAAVLGAGNLSIAGCATTQLNITFLSLGDSRYLDANATIVHRTGTQAVVDVTIISDDGRPIAKATTVCRIFEKRAAVPVPPVSFFRPFVVKNSADQQNAR is encoded by the coding sequence ATGTTGCCCCTCCCCAAAGGGTGCCACCATACGAATTTGGTGGCATTCCTCGTTGCAGTCACCCTGAAACAGGATTCCAGCCAAATGCGGTCACTTGCCCGAGAATGGATAGACGAAATTCTATTGAGGACACCTTTTGCGCGTAGTCTTGGCATCATATTCCTTTCCGCTCATGGTGATGCCGTAAAGATGAGACTCCCGGTTCAGGGAGATGTAACCCAATTGCCAAACAACGTTCATAGCGGTGCAATCGCCGCCTTGATCGAAGTTGCCGGATCGGCAGCGGCGGTATTGGGGGCAGGGAATCTTTCTATCGCCGGTTGTGCGACAACCCAGCTGAACATCACGTTTCTATCACTGGGTGATAGCCGCTATCTTGATGCAAATGCGACCATAGTGCATCGCACTGGCACCCAGGCTGTCGTGGATGTGACCATAATAAGTGATGACGGCCGCCCGATTGCCAAAGCAACAACCGTTTGCCGCATCTTCGAAAAACGCGCTGCGGTGCCAGTGCCGCCGGTCTCGTTTTTCAGGCCCTTTGTTGTCAAGAACTCGGCTGATCAACAAAACGCCCGGTAG
- a CDS encoding helix-turn-helix domain-containing protein, whose protein sequence is MNLGDKLRRLRVTSNVTQLDLALRLGISQRHVSFIERDRSRPSQALLTKWLTELNAPVSVTNAMLLLAGYTALHYSPQMMKSPSLRGMRGAIEAHSPMPAHIFCPEWHIMEINHGGKWLCSELMPDYMNRLGAAAAHIDMIDCLTADDGLLSQLLDPVCVALAFLNQLRVEEWVTPDLRPRIDRFEKSLWKRFNISTQSRVSEAVDTHLVLRFNSRFGPLSFFTIQTVPGLPQDVTISSPRAELWFADDQKTREIIYANCPPVPDNKVQAE, encoded by the coding sequence ATGAACTTGGGCGATAAACTGAGGCGACTACGCGTCACCAGCAATGTTACACAATTGGACCTGGCACTGCGTCTGGGAATTTCACAGCGACATGTGAGTTTTATCGAAAGGGACCGCTCCCGGCCGAGCCAGGCTCTGTTGACCAAATGGTTGACCGAACTCAATGCGCCGGTTTCGGTAACAAACGCAATGCTGCTCTTGGCCGGATATACCGCGCTGCACTACAGTCCGCAGATGATGAAATCGCCCTCTTTGCGAGGTATGCGCGGTGCAATCGAAGCGCATAGTCCAATGCCAGCGCATATATTCTGTCCGGAATGGCACATCATGGAAATCAATCATGGCGGGAAATGGTTGTGCAGCGAACTGATGCCCGACTATATGAACCGCTTGGGCGCGGCTGCAGCGCATATTGATATGATCGATTGCCTGACTGCAGATGATGGCCTGCTGTCACAATTACTGGATCCGGTCTGTGTGGCTTTGGCATTCCTAAACCAGCTTCGCGTGGAGGAATGGGTAACACCGGATCTACGCCCTCGGATCGATCGTTTTGAAAAAAGCCTATGGAAGCGATTTAACATCTCAACCCAATCCCGCGTAAGCGAAGCGGTGGATACGCATCTCGTATTGCGCTTCAACAGCCGGTTTGGTCCTTTGTCGTTCTTCACAATACAGACCGTCCCGGGCTTGCCTCAGGATGTCACAATATCGTCCCCGCGGGCCGAATTATGGTTCGCGGATGATCAGAAAACCCGCGAGATTATCTATGCGAACTGCCCGCCAGTTCCCGATAACAAGGTTCAAGCAGAATAA